A portion of the Lolium rigidum isolate FL_2022 chromosome 1, APGP_CSIRO_Lrig_0.1, whole genome shotgun sequence genome contains these proteins:
- the LOC124649304 gene encoding ornithine decarboxylase-like: protein MGAGSPMQSVLVAAGVKDRKVLAFRRSVEGVPGLMRSIAASGVCSAFHVLDLGRIIDLHNRWLPGVRPYYAVKCNPEPALLGALAALGTGFDCASRVEIQAVVALGVHPSRIVYANPCKPEEHLKYASQVGVNLTTYDSVEEVAKVKRCHPSCELLLRIKGPENSHAKVDLGTKYGAHADEVVPLLRAAQRVGLAVAGVSFHVGSGGSRTDVYSGAIQAARAAFDAAAALGMPPMRVLDIGGGFVAGAAFDEAARVIRGAIEQRFGDLPRVEVIGEPGRYFAETAFTLAARVIGKRTRGDLREYWIDDGVYGSLNCIRMDDYVPRPKPLTVRCHGEKTFASTVFGPTCDSLDTVVTGYQLPEMSVGEWLVFDDMGAYTTGSGTNFNGFRTSDINTILAYSI, encoded by the coding sequence ATGGGTGCAGGCAGCCCTATGCAGTCCGTGCTAGTGGCCGCCGGTGTTAAGGACAGGAAGGTGTTGGCCTTCCGGCGCTCCGTGGAGGGCGTCCCTGGCCTCATGCGCTCCATCGCCGCCTCCGGCGTGTGCAGCGCATTCCACGTCCTTGACCTCGGCAGGATCATCGACCTGCACAACCGCTGGCTCCCCGGCGTGCGCCCCTACTACGCTGTCAAGTGCAACCCGGAGCCGGCACTGCTTGGCGCGCTCGCCGCCCTGGGCACCGGCTTCGACTGCGCCAGCCGCGTCGAGATCCAGGCCGTTGTCGCGCTCGGGGTCCATCCCAGCCGCATCGTGTACGCTAACCCGTGCAAGCCTGAGGAGCACCTCAAGTACGCGTCCCAGGTGGGTGTCAACCTCACCACCTACGACTCCGTGGAGGAGGTGGCCAAGGTGAAGCGCTGCCATCCCAGCTGCGAGCTCCTCCTACGCATCAAGGGCCCCGAAAACAGCCACGCCAAGGTCGACCTCGGCACCAAGTACGGCGCTCACGCCGACGAGGTGGTCCCGCTCCTACGCGCCGCGCAGCGCGTGGGCCTTGCCGTGGCCGGCGTCTCCTTCCACGTCGGGAGCGGCGGATCGCGCACCGACGTGTACAgcggcgccatccaggcggcgcGAGCGGCGTTCGACGCGGCCGCCGCGCTTGGCATGCCGCCCATGCGCGTGCTCGACATCGGCGGTGGGTTCGTTGCGGGCGCAGCATTCGACGAGGCCGCCCGTGTCATCCGCGGCGCCATAGAGCAGCGCTTCGGCGACCTCCCCCGCGTGGAGGTCATCGGCGAGCCGGGCCGGTACTTCGCCGAGACGGCATTCACGCTCGCCGCGCGCGTCATAGGGAAGCGCACGCGCGGAGACCTGCGGGAGTACTGGATCGACGACGGCGTCTACGGCTCCCTCAACTGCATCCGCATGGACGACTacgtgccgcggccgaagccgctcaCCGTACGGTGCCACGGCGAGAAGACGTTCGCGTCCACGGTGTTTGGGCCAACGTGCGACTCCCTCGACACGGTGGTCACCGGATACCAGCTGCCGGAGATGAGCGTGGGGGAGTGGCTCGTGTTCGACGACATGGGCGCCTACACCACCGGCTCCGGCACCAACTTCAACGGCTTCCGTACCTCGGACATCAACACAATCCTGGCCTACTCTATATAG
- the LOC124678146 gene encoding putative serine/threonine-protein kinase — MNLPPSFSGTSMEKTHRLVDLKPANVPLDENMMPKIADFGISRCFGEKQSTVISSKPFGTMGYLAPEFYVSRLISFKSDIYSLGVIIMEITVKFTREFITEKRLL, encoded by the exons ATGAATTTGCCACC ATCCTTCTCAGGGACTTCCATGGAGAAAACACATCGTTTGGTTGATCTGAAGCCTGCAAATGTACCGCTAGACGAGAATATGATGCCGAAAATTGCGGATTTTGGTATCTCGAGATGCTTCGGTGAAAAGCAAAGTACGGTGATCTCTTCAAAACCGTTTGGAACAAT GGGATATTTGGCACCAGAATTTTATGTGTCTAGACTAATATCATTCAAGTCAGACATATACAGTCTTGGTGTTATAATCATGGAGATAACGGTGAAGTTTACAAG GGAGTTTATAACAGAGAAGAGATTGCTGTGA